A single genomic interval of Demequina sp. NBRC 110054 harbors:
- a CDS encoding amidohydrolase family protein produces MSVVGSLPLRGSAVLRGGRILDAQTLTPTEGLAIVVRDGVIERLIPDRADHLPELPTIDLAGHFAMSGLINMHTHFSLTLPGVAGERIAALDPAGMALYMADGARRTLLNGVTTTRSVAEKDFADFALRDAIDSGHVPGPRMFTGGKALCCTGGHGHDASDTQECDGPVGFAHGVRSQIKHGADHIKIMLTGGIAGEHEQIGTAQMTREETASAISTAHAWGRKVTAHAGPADAIRMAVEEGLDCVEHGYQLTPEVTDLMAQHGTALTPTLIVTRAKPFFDELGVPAWMQARSLGAADRHDESFRYALKSGVDILLGSDMPPFWPFEGTSATVREIEHMHAAGMSAIEVLRASTTAPARWLGVEDSVGRIAPGFSADIIAMEADPTESPSALRDLSLVMKDGVVWRGAGAVA; encoded by the coding sequence GTGAGCGTCGTCGGAAGCCTTCCCCTCCGGGGGTCAGCGGTCCTGCGAGGAGGACGGATCCTCGACGCCCAGACCCTCACGCCCACCGAAGGCCTCGCGATCGTCGTGCGCGACGGGGTCATCGAGCGGCTCATCCCCGACCGTGCGGACCACCTGCCCGAGCTGCCGACGATCGACCTCGCCGGGCACTTCGCGATGAGCGGTCTCATCAACATGCACACGCACTTCTCGCTCACGCTGCCGGGCGTGGCCGGAGAGCGTATCGCCGCGCTCGACCCAGCGGGAATGGCGCTGTACATGGCGGACGGGGCGAGGCGGACGCTCCTCAACGGAGTCACCACGACCCGTTCCGTCGCAGAGAAGGACTTCGCCGACTTCGCGCTCCGTGACGCGATCGATTCCGGCCACGTCCCTGGGCCGCGGATGTTCACCGGCGGCAAGGCGCTGTGCTGCACGGGCGGGCATGGGCACGATGCGTCCGACACGCAGGAATGCGACGGACCGGTCGGGTTCGCGCACGGCGTCCGCTCGCAGATCAAGCACGGCGCCGACCACATCAAGATCATGCTCACCGGCGGGATCGCGGGCGAGCACGAGCAGATCGGCACCGCGCAGATGACCCGTGAGGAGACCGCCTCCGCGATCTCCACGGCACACGCGTGGGGCCGCAAGGTCACGGCGCACGCCGGTCCCGCCGACGCCATCCGGATGGCGGTCGAGGAGGGCCTCGACTGCGTGGAGCACGGCTACCAGCTGACTCCGGAGGTCACCGACCTCATGGCTCAGCACGGCACCGCGCTCACACCGACCCTCATCGTGACCCGCGCGAAGCCGTTCTTCGACGAGCTCGGTGTCCCCGCGTGGATGCAGGCGCGCTCGCTCGGCGCCGCGGATCGACACGACGAGTCGTTCCGATACGCGCTGAAGTCCGGCGTCGACATCCTGCTGGGCTCCGACATGCCTCCTTTCTGGCCGTTCGAAGGGACGTCGGCGACGGTGCGAGAGATCGAGCACATGCACGCGGCCGGCATGAGCGCGATCGAGGTGCTCCGCGCCTCGACCACGGCACCCGCGCGCTGGCTCGGCGTCGAGGACTCGGTCGGCAGGATCGCCCCCGGGTTCTCGGCCGACATCATCGCGATGGAGGCAGACCCCACCGAGTCCCCGAGCGCGCTCCGCGACCTCAGCCTCGTGATGAAGGACGGCGTCGTGTGGCGCGGGGCAGGCGCCGTGGCATGA
- a CDS encoding ABC transporter substrate-binding protein, which produces MRIRTSMAAAAVAGIAAVTLAACSSSTASDSSAAASSDDETSTLVIDKSFDLVTADPARMFETTGGIVLHAVYDSLLTFADGDSTTPLPSVAESWTSNDDATVYTFTIREGITFSDGTDLTADDVVFSLNRVKNIQGNGSFLMEGLSVSKVDDMTVEITSETSNTAVPAIVTSPTLGIVSEDAVEANGGTDAEDAADTDAAEEYLNSESAGSGPYMIESFDTTTETVLVANPDYWGDAPEYDRVVLRNATADAQLMDIQSGTADVALDLGSDQTASLEGNDSIVVSTSASPTFFFLILNADSGVSDVTSTQEFRDAVKYGLDLDAILELAGEGAEHAYGVVPNTFLGALGSDSAVEQDLDKATAAVEALGGDITVSLEYPSDISSNGLDFGPFAERIAAQLSEIGITVELVPSPVATALENYRAGTEEMGLWLWNPDYPDSADYLAFGPGRTVGLRAGWAEGTAADLESIMTEVAAETDADTREELYVEYQELMNEYGVIVPLFQPSATVVSTSTVGAVDYDPVFSLDIAAIGK; this is translated from the coding sequence GTGAGAATTCGTACATCTATGGCGGCAGCGGCCGTCGCTGGCATCGCAGCGGTCACGCTGGCTGCCTGCAGCAGCTCGACCGCGAGCGATTCGAGTGCAGCCGCCTCGTCGGACGACGAGACCTCGACGCTCGTGATCGACAAGTCGTTCGACCTCGTCACCGCGGACCCAGCGCGCATGTTCGAGACCACCGGAGGCATCGTGCTGCACGCGGTGTACGACAGCCTCCTCACCTTCGCGGACGGCGACTCGACCACCCCGCTGCCGAGCGTCGCGGAGTCGTGGACCAGCAACGACGACGCCACCGTCTACACCTTCACCATCCGCGAGGGGATCACGTTCTCGGACGGCACGGACCTGACCGCTGACGACGTCGTCTTCTCGCTCAACCGCGTGAAGAACATCCAGGGCAACGGTTCCTTCCTGATGGAGGGTCTCTCCGTCTCCAAGGTGGACGACATGACCGTCGAGATCACCTCGGAGACGTCCAACACCGCCGTGCCCGCGATCGTCACGAGCCCCACGCTCGGAATCGTCAGCGAGGACGCAGTGGAGGCGAACGGTGGAACGGACGCGGAGGACGCCGCCGACACCGACGCCGCAGAGGAGTACCTCAACTCCGAGTCCGCCGGCTCCGGGCCCTACATGATCGAGTCGTTCGACACGACGACCGAGACCGTGCTCGTCGCCAACCCCGACTACTGGGGCGACGCACCCGAGTACGACCGCGTCGTGCTGCGCAACGCCACGGCCGATGCCCAGCTGATGGACATCCAGAGCGGCACCGCCGACGTCGCGCTCGACCTTGGCTCGGACCAGACGGCCAGCCTCGAGGGCAACGACTCGATCGTGGTCTCGACGTCCGCCTCGCCGACGTTCTTCTTCCTGATCCTCAACGCCGATTCGGGAGTCTCCGACGTCACCTCGACCCAGGAGTTCCGCGACGCCGTGAAGTACGGCCTCGACCTTGACGCGATCCTCGAGCTCGCGGGCGAGGGTGCCGAGCACGCGTACGGCGTGGTCCCGAACACCTTCCTTGGAGCCCTCGGCTCCGACTCCGCGGTCGAGCAGGACCTCGACAAGGCGACCGCTGCGGTGGAGGCGCTCGGCGGCGACATCACGGTCAGCCTCGAGTACCCGAGCGACATCTCGAGCAACGGCCTCGACTTCGGCCCGTTCGCCGAGCGCATCGCGGCTCAGCTGTCCGAGATCGGCATCACCGTCGAGCTGGTGCCCAGCCCCGTCGCCACCGCGCTCGAGAACTACCGCGCGGGCACCGAGGAGATGGGCCTGTGGCTCTGGAACCCGGACTACCCGGACTCGGCCGACTACCTGGCATTCGGCCCGGGACGCACGGTCGGTCTGCGCGCCGGCTGGGCCGAGGGCACCGCTGCCGACCTTGAGTCGATCATGACCGAGGTCGCCGCCGAGACCGACGCTGACACCCGCGAGGAGCTCTACGTCGAGTACCAGGAGCTCATGAACGAGTACGGCGTCATCGTGCCGCTGTTCCAGCCGTCGGCGACCGTCGTCTCGACGTCCACCGTCGGTGCGGTGGACTACGACCCGGTGTTCTCGCTGGACATCGCCGCAATCGGCAAGTAA
- a CDS encoding ABC transporter permease, with the protein MSTSTDTARSTPPRLRLAVPRWRAPAAWRRPLAVIGIAIVLFWIVIVIFAPLIAPYDPLAQDSARFLAPSAEHWFGTDGVGRDVFSRVVYGARVSLPVAVLLVALSLIVGSTVGAIAGYFGGKVDGLLMRIVDLFFAFPAIILAMAISAALGPSLVNAVLAIVVVSWPAYARVMRSLVLGLRDSEFVSASRLLGAGSARTLLREIAPNVIGPIMVIATLELGNAILLLSGLSYLGLGAVPPTPEWGAMVSDGSRVFYNYWVALYPGIAIFSVVLAFNFIGDSLRDALDPRSARAVGTGEMS; encoded by the coding sequence ATGAGCACCTCAACCGACACGGCCCGTTCCACCCCTCCGCGTCTGCGGCTCGCCGTCCCCCGCTGGCGAGCGCCCGCCGCCTGGCGGCGACCGCTCGCGGTGATCGGCATCGCGATCGTCCTGTTCTGGATCGTGATCGTGATCTTCGCGCCCCTCATCGCTCCCTACGACCCGCTCGCGCAGGACTCGGCCCGCTTCCTCGCTCCGTCGGCCGAGCACTGGTTCGGCACAGACGGCGTCGGCCGAGACGTCTTCTCGCGCGTCGTCTACGGCGCTCGGGTGAGCCTTCCGGTCGCGGTGCTGCTCGTCGCGCTGTCACTCATCGTCGGCTCGACGGTCGGCGCGATCGCCGGCTACTTCGGCGGGAAGGTCGACGGGCTGCTCATGCGCATCGTCGACCTGTTCTTCGCCTTCCCCGCGATCATCCTCGCCATGGCGATCTCGGCCGCGCTCGGCCCGTCGCTTGTCAACGCGGTCCTCGCGATCGTCGTGGTGTCCTGGCCGGCCTACGCCCGTGTCATGCGCTCACTCGTGCTCGGCCTGCGCGACAGCGAGTTCGTCTCCGCCTCACGGCTGCTCGGAGCCGGTTCGGCCCGCACCCTGCTTCGCGAGATCGCCCCGAACGTCATCGGTCCGATCATGGTGATCGCCACGCTCGAGCTCGGCAACGCCATCCTGCTGCTGAGCGGGCTCAGCTACCTCGGACTCGGCGCGGTGCCCCCCACGCCCGAGTGGGGAGCCATGGTCTCCGACGGGTCCCGCGTCTTCTACAACTACTGGGTAGCCCTCTACCCCGGCATCGCGATCTTCTCCGTGGTGCTCGCCTTCAACTTCATCGGAGACTCGCTGCGCGATGCGCTCGACCCGCGCAGCGCCAGGGCCGTCGGGACCGGAGAGATGTCATGA
- a CDS encoding ABC transporter ATP-binding protein, which produces MSLVKIEDLRISLGGRPLVDGVSLEAEAGEIVGLAGESGSGKTLSAMTTLGFLPAGATASGSVEVFGESTLTMSPRALRRLRGDRVAAVFQDPMTSLHPMLSIETQLTEHQRTHRSVTRKQAREHAIELMDLVRIPDPHKAISQYPHQFSGGMRQRIAIASALACEPQVLVADEVTTALDVTVQAGILHLLARVREEFSMAILFITHDLAVMNVLADRLYVMKEGRVVESGPTRDLLADPQDDYSRALVEALPQVKED; this is translated from the coding sequence ATGAGCCTGGTCAAGATCGAGGACCTGCGGATCTCGCTCGGCGGACGCCCGCTCGTCGACGGCGTCTCCCTTGAGGCCGAGGCCGGCGAGATCGTCGGGCTTGCAGGCGAGAGCGGCAGCGGGAAGACGCTGTCCGCCATGACGACCCTCGGATTCCTGCCTGCGGGCGCGACGGCAAGCGGCTCCGTCGAGGTCTTCGGCGAGAGCACGCTCACGATGAGCCCCCGCGCCCTCAGGCGTCTGCGCGGGGATCGCGTCGCGGCAGTCTTCCAGGACCCGATGACCTCCCTTCACCCCATGCTGTCGATCGAGACCCAGCTGACGGAGCACCAGCGCACCCATCGCAGCGTCACCCGCAAGCAGGCTCGTGAGCACGCGATCGAGCTCATGGACCTTGTGCGGATCCCCGACCCGCACAAGGCGATCTCGCAGTACCCGCACCAGTTCTCGGGAGGGATGCGACAGCGCATCGCGATCGCCTCGGCTCTCGCGTGCGAGCCCCAGGTGCTCGTGGCGGACGAGGTCACCACGGCGCTGGACGTGACCGTCCAGGCGGGCATCCTCCATCTGCTCGCCCGCGTGCGGGAGGAGTTCTCCATGGCGATCCTGTTCATCACGCACGACCTTGCTGTGATGAACGTGCTGGCGGACAGGCTCTACGTGATGAAGGAGGGCCGGGTGGTCGAGTCAGGCCCGACGCGCGACCTCCTCGCAGATCCCCAGGACGACTACTCGCGAGCCCTCGTCGAGGCGCTTCCCCAGGTCAAGGAGGACTGA
- a CDS encoding M24 family metallopeptidase gives MESDLILADQPLDHRARLERLWAALDADGMDLLFLPAGASDLEHLTGLPRRAPSFGEIGYANHWISGALITPGAEPLFVLTKHFQDFDLTEPVAGEVVTARDSDDGAALFKDAVESVAPGARMVGVSGRAWAETTLALGGLLPSAKVVVADPLLEGLRRVKDAQEIALMRRAAAISDRALAEVTTLVQTGATEVDIAAAVDLSMRLQGSPGPSFDTGVWAMGPGIARDASERVSTAPLPEGSAVSFDFGAIFRGYCNDFGRTLHLGNPSAEYVEVHRVVMDAQEAARERARPGVAARDVHLAARKVIDDAGYGDGFRHRTGHCIGLDVHEHPYISEEDTTELEPGMLFTIEPSVFLPGRVGVRVEDVFLMTEDGAESINQTSHEMVCR, from the coding sequence ATGGAGTCCGATCTCATCCTCGCGGACCAGCCCTTGGATCACCGCGCCCGCCTCGAGCGGCTCTGGGCGGCGCTCGACGCCGACGGCATGGACCTCCTCTTCCTTCCTGCGGGTGCGAGCGATCTCGAGCACCTCACGGGGCTTCCACGCCGCGCGCCGTCGTTCGGAGAGATCGGATACGCGAACCACTGGATCTCCGGCGCCCTCATCACCCCCGGCGCCGAGCCGCTGTTCGTCCTCACGAAGCACTTTCAGGACTTCGACCTCACTGAGCCCGTAGCTGGCGAGGTGGTGACCGCGCGCGACAGCGACGACGGCGCCGCACTCTTCAAGGACGCGGTCGAGTCGGTGGCGCCCGGCGCGAGGATGGTGGGAGTCAGCGGGCGGGCATGGGCAGAGACGACGCTGGCGCTCGGCGGCCTGCTCCCCTCAGCGAAGGTGGTGGTCGCTGACCCCCTGCTCGAAGGTCTCCGACGCGTCAAGGACGCCCAGGAGATCGCGCTCATGCGGCGCGCCGCCGCGATCTCGGATCGCGCACTGGCCGAGGTCACGACTCTGGTCCAGACGGGCGCCACAGAGGTCGACATCGCGGCGGCCGTCGACCTGTCGATGAGGCTGCAGGGCTCGCCCGGCCCCTCGTTCGACACCGGCGTGTGGGCGATGGGCCCGGGGATCGCGAGGGACGCGTCCGAGCGGGTGTCGACCGCGCCTCTTCCGGAGGGATCCGCGGTGAGCTTCGACTTCGGCGCGATCTTCCGCGGCTACTGCAACGACTTCGGACGCACCCTTCACCTCGGAAACCCGTCCGCCGAGTACGTCGAGGTGCACCGCGTGGTCATGGATGCACAGGAGGCGGCGCGGGAGCGCGCGCGACCCGGCGTCGCCGCGCGCGACGTCCATCTCGCCGCACGGAAGGTGATCGACGACGCGGGCTACGGCGACGGGTTCCGGCATCGCACCGGTCACTGCATCGGACTGGACGTGCACGAGCACCCGTACATCTCCGAGGAGGACACCACCGAGCTCGAGCCGGGCATGCTGTTCACCATCGAGCCCTCGGTGTTCCTGCCAGGACGCGTCGGAGTGCGTGTCGAGGACGTCTTCCTCATGACGGAGGACGGCGCAGAGAGCATCAACCAGACGTCCCACGAGATGGTGTGCCGATGA
- a CDS encoding TIGR04076 family protein, producing MTEGDMELYDLRLVVDRIEGRSVCGMEVGDYCTVTHSSGLAIPDGRRFCLYALSAALPLIPAKQRRLPGSDWLERDSEVACPDPEERLIMRIERTGTSRHDSEELT from the coding sequence ATGACCGAGGGCGACATGGAGCTGTACGACCTCCGCCTGGTCGTCGATCGGATCGAGGGTCGATCCGTGTGCGGAATGGAGGTGGGCGACTACTGCACCGTGACGCACAGCAGCGGGCTCGCGATTCCCGACGGGCGCAGGTTCTGCCTGTACGCGCTGTCGGCGGCACTGCCGCTGATCCCTGCGAAGCAGCGCCGCCTGCCTGGATCCGACTGGCTCGAGCGTGACTCCGAGGTCGCGTGCCCAGATCCGGAGGAGCGCCTCATCATGCGGATCGAGCGTACGGGAACGTCGAGGCACGATTCGGAGGAGCTCACGTGA
- a CDS encoding nuclear transport factor 2 family protein, whose translation MSHDETSPAAQITAAIRDMYDAYLAGDRERSNGHIAADVTLWDSVHEDLIRGRAGLDALRDARPDSESNTLVKAIEVTEPVIDVWGDIALARHTFEVVFHDTAEPTERVRNTAVWRRDDGRWRVIHNHEDVLPSITPQ comes from the coding sequence ATGTCTCACGACGAGACGAGCCCCGCGGCTCAGATCACCGCCGCCATCCGCGACATGTACGACGCGTATCTCGCGGGCGACCGCGAGCGCTCGAACGGTCACATCGCCGCGGACGTCACTCTCTGGGACAGCGTCCACGAGGACCTTATCCGCGGCCGCGCCGGGCTCGACGCCCTGCGCGACGCGCGCCCGGACTCGGAGAGCAACACGCTCGTCAAGGCGATCGAGGTCACCGAGCCGGTCATCGACGTCTGGGGCGACATCGCGCTGGCGCGCCACACCTTCGAGGTCGTGTTCCACGACACCGCCGAGCCGACCGAGCGCGTGCGCAACACCGCCGTGTGGCGACGCGACGACGGACGCTGGCGAGTCATCCACAACCACGAGGACGTCCTGCCCAGCATCACACCGCAGTAG
- a CDS encoding helix-turn-helix transcriptional regulator, with protein MPPRRTRPRDLGSDWPDRVVDDPAGEVARRIAVALRTATAGLSLRQVAEATGVNYTTVRDVLLGNTFGDSITISRLEIGLGVALWPADFTAAAARRRGVADDAEAP; from the coding sequence ATGCCGCCCAGGAGGACGCGCCCCAGGGACCTCGGGTCCGACTGGCCCGATCGCGTCGTCGACGACCCCGCCGGTGAGGTCGCTCGCCGCATCGCCGTCGCGCTGCGCACCGCCACCGCCGGACTGAGTCTGCGCCAGGTCGCAGAGGCCACCGGCGTCAACTACACCACCGTCCGGGATGTGCTCCTGGGCAACACCTTCGGCGACTCCATCACCATCTCCCGACTGGAGATCGGCCTTGGGGTCGCGCTTTGGCCGGCCGACTTCACCGCTGCCGCCGCGCGTCGCAGGGGCGTCGCCGACGACGCTGAGGCCCCGTAG
- a CDS encoding ABC transporter ATP-binding protein: MANVLTVNDAVVDYASPGRDPFRAVDGVSLEVGAGEIVGLVGESGCGKSSLGKAIVGLNRLTSGDISIGDHRMSPLGRRARNAADREVQMVFQDPYASLNPRRRIGSQIRDALRDVPRREAAQRVAEALESVGLDPAFARRYPHQFSGGQRQRIAIARALVGRPRVIVADEPVSALDASTRLQVASLLSDQARKDGSGLLMISHDLSGLRPLADRVAVMYFGRIVEMGPTEQVWTHSRHPYTKALIGAIPQLGRDASLPTEPPRRVVPKHAEPEAARLVPLGDGHFVAKEAM; this comes from the coding sequence ATGGCGAACGTGCTCACCGTCAACGATGCCGTCGTCGACTACGCCAGCCCGGGACGTGACCCCTTCAGGGCCGTCGACGGCGTCTCGCTCGAGGTCGGGGCAGGTGAGATCGTCGGCCTCGTCGGCGAGTCCGGGTGCGGCAAGTCCTCGCTCGGGAAGGCGATCGTGGGCCTGAACCGGCTCACGTCCGGCGACATCTCGATCGGGGACCACCGGATGTCCCCGCTCGGCCGCCGCGCCCGCAACGCCGCGGACCGTGAGGTGCAGATGGTCTTCCAGGACCCCTACGCCTCGCTCAATCCTCGCCGCCGCATCGGCTCGCAGATTCGCGACGCGCTGAGGGATGTACCGCGGCGGGAGGCCGCGCAGCGCGTGGCCGAGGCACTGGAGTCGGTGGGCCTCGACCCCGCCTTCGCGCGACGGTACCCGCACCAGTTCTCCGGAGGTCAGCGGCAGCGCATCGCGATCGCACGCGCCCTCGTGGGCCGCCCTCGCGTGATCGTGGCCGACGAACCCGTCTCGGCGCTCGATGCCTCGACGCGCCTGCAGGTCGCCTCGCTGCTGTCCGACCAGGCCCGCAAGGACGGCTCGGGACTGCTGATGATCTCGCACGACCTCTCCGGCCTGCGCCCGCTGGCAGACCGGGTCGCGGTGATGTACTTCGGCCGCATCGTCGAGATGGGGCCCACCGAGCAGGTGTGGACCCACTCGCGTCACCCGTACACGAAGGCGCTCATCGGAGCGATCCCCCAGCTGGGGCGCGACGCCTCCCTCCCCACCGAGCCCCCGCGGAGGGTCGTCCCGAAGCACGCAGAGCCGGAGGCGGCTCGACTGGTGCCGCTCGGCGATGGCCACTTCGTCGCAAAGGAGGCGATGTGA
- a CDS encoding LLM class flavin-dependent oxidoreductase has translation MTTATVSLGLQTDKRPGTYARLAAQAEAAGFDGVSVFSDLLFQPAIVALSEMATTTRSLRLGCACWNPFTQHPYEIATHAAALADRAPGRAYLGLARGSWLDSIGVTPERPLERLRESVGFIRALLAGTGEGYEGNQLRLAPGTALRSPEGPVELPLLIGSWGPRGVALAGELADELKVGGTANPDLVPVMRERLAVGAARTSRDPSEVGLVFGAVTVVDTDRARARAHARREVAMYLDVVAELDPTVDVSADLLEEIRVRLSRRDEAGAGDLVDDALLDRFAFAGTPDDIAGHAVSLIDAGVDRIEFGTPHGIDEEEGIALLGDAVLPALRAHLTP, from the coding sequence GTGACAACGGCCACCGTGTCCCTCGGATTGCAGACGGACAAGCGCCCTGGCACCTATGCGCGCCTGGCCGCTCAAGCGGAGGCGGCCGGGTTCGACGGCGTGAGTGTCTTCTCCGATCTTCTGTTCCAGCCGGCGATCGTCGCCCTCAGCGAGATGGCGACGACGACGCGGTCCCTCCGGCTCGGCTGCGCGTGTTGGAACCCCTTCACCCAGCACCCGTACGAGATCGCCACACATGCCGCCGCCCTCGCCGACAGGGCACCCGGGCGCGCCTACCTGGGACTCGCCCGAGGCTCCTGGCTGGACAGCATCGGCGTGACTCCGGAACGGCCCTTGGAGCGCCTGCGGGAATCGGTGGGCTTCATCCGCGCGCTTCTCGCAGGCACGGGCGAGGGCTATGAGGGCAACCAGCTCAGGCTCGCGCCAGGCACGGCGCTCCGCTCACCCGAGGGACCCGTCGAGCTTCCGCTGCTGATCGGCTCGTGGGGACCACGGGGGGTCGCGCTCGCCGGCGAGCTGGCGGACGAGCTGAAGGTCGGTGGCACGGCCAACCCGGACCTCGTCCCCGTCATGCGCGAGCGGCTCGCCGTCGGAGCCGCGCGCACGTCGCGCGACCCGTCGGAGGTAGGCCTGGTGTTCGGCGCGGTCACCGTCGTCGACACCGACCGGGCTCGCGCACGCGCCCACGCACGGCGCGAGGTCGCGATGTATCTCGACGTCGTCGCCGAGCTGGACCCGACGGTCGATGTCTCCGCGGATCTGCTGGAGGAGATTCGAGTCCGGCTGTCTCGCCGCGACGAGGCAGGTGCGGGCGATCTGGTCGACGACGCGCTGCTCGACCGCTTCGCCTTCGCCGGCACACCCGACGACATCGCGGGCCACGCTGTCTCCTTGATCGACGCGGGCGTCGACCGGATCGAGTTCGGCACCCCGCACGGCATCGACGAGGAGGAAGGCATCGCCTTGCTCGGCGACGCGGTGCTGCCGGCCCTCCGCGCCCATCTCACCCCCTGA
- a CDS encoding ABC transporter permease: MTRFITRRIGAALLLLVGSVLVTFGLTAILPGDAATARLSEQAASDPEIVAAMRAELGLDQPLYKQFLIYLGNLVQGDLGDSVQSGNPVLEDLGQFGPASAELALTAMIIALIVGGGLGVLSALRANGVIDNVLRALSLGGVSVPLFWLALIATSVFATQLRWFPSSGRLDAGAYAPDTVTGFYTIDSLLAGDIAMFGEAIRHLVLPAIVLAAPMIGLLLRFTRTTVLEVLSQEYVRAAEAKGLRRSRVIGGHVLRGALVPLITVIGTAFASLLAGTVLVEQIFVWPGIGSYAYRAASNLDLTAIVGVTLFVSVIYITVNLVTDILYGIIDPRIRYAS; encoded by the coding sequence ATGACCAGATTCATCACCCGACGCATCGGCGCAGCCCTGCTGCTGCTGGTGGGCTCGGTCCTCGTCACCTTCGGACTGACGGCGATCCTGCCTGGGGACGCCGCGACCGCGCGCCTCAGCGAGCAGGCCGCGTCCGACCCCGAGATCGTCGCCGCGATGCGCGCCGAGCTCGGCCTCGATCAGCCGCTGTACAAGCAGTTCCTGATCTACCTCGGCAACCTCGTCCAGGGAGACCTCGGCGACTCGGTGCAGAGCGGCAACCCCGTGCTCGAGGATCTCGGCCAGTTCGGCCCGGCCTCCGCCGAGCTCGCTCTCACCGCCATGATCATCGCCCTCATCGTCGGCGGCGGCCTGGGAGTGCTCTCGGCGCTGCGCGCCAACGGCGTCATCGACAACGTTCTGCGCGCCCTCAGCCTCGGCGGGGTCTCCGTCCCGCTGTTCTGGCTCGCGCTGATCGCCACCTCGGTATTCGCCACGCAGCTGCGATGGTTCCCCTCCTCCGGTCGTCTGGACGCTGGCGCGTATGCACCAGACACGGTCACCGGCTTCTACACGATCGACTCCTTGCTGGCCGGCGACATCGCGATGTTCGGCGAGGCGATCCGGCACCTGGTGCTGCCCGCGATCGTGCTCGCCGCTCCGATGATCGGGCTGCTCCTGCGCTTCACGCGGACGACCGTGCTTGAGGTGCTCTCCCAGGAGTACGTCCGCGCGGCCGAGGCCAAGGGCCTGCGCCGCTCGCGAGTGATCGGGGGGCACGTGCTCAGGGGCGCGCTCGTGCCGCTCATCACCGTCATCGGCACCGCATTCGCGAGCCTGCTCGCGGGCACCGTGCTCGTCGAGCAGATCTTCGTATGGCCAGGCATCGGGTCCTACGCCTACCGGGCGGCCTCGAACCTCGACCTCACCGCCATCGTCGGCGTGACGCTCTTCGTGTCCGTCATCTACATCACGGTGAACCTGGTCACCGACATCCTCTACGGCATCATCGACCCCCGGATCAGGTACGCCTCATGA